One segment of Polaribacter huanghezhanensis DNA contains the following:
- a CDS encoding sigma-54-dependent transcriptional regulator gives MPKILIIEDEAAIRRVLKKIISEENDTYNVEEAEDGLQGIEMIMNTDYDLVFCDIKMPKMDGVEVLEKAKKIKPEIPIVMISGHGDLETAVNTMRLGAFDYISKPPDLNRLLNTVRNALDRKELVVENKRLKKKVSKNYEMVGESDAISHIKEIIEKVAPTDARVLITGPNGTGKELVAHWLHEKSDRSKATMVEVNCAAIPSELIESELFGHVKGSFTGANKDRAGKFETANSGTIFLDEIGDMSLSAQAKVLRALQENKISRVGSDKDIKVNVRVVAATNKDLKKEISEGRFREDLYHRLAVILIQVPALNDRREDIPLLVDFFSQKIAEEQGGAKKAFSKEAIQLLQEYDWTGNIRELRNVVERLIILGEKEVTKSDVNLFASK, from the coding sequence ATGCCGAAAATTTTAATCATTGAAGATGAAGCAGCAATTAGAAGAGTATTAAAAAAGATTATTTCAGAAGAAAATGATACTTATAATGTAGAAGAAGCAGAAGATGGTTTGCAAGGGATTGAAATGATTATGAATACGGATTATGATTTGGTTTTTTGTGATATAAAAATGCCTAAAATGGATGGTGTTGAGGTGTTAGAAAAGGCAAAAAAAATTAAACCAGAAATTCCTATTGTTATGATTTCTGGTCACGGAGATTTAGAAACTGCCGTAAATACAATGCGTTTAGGAGCTTTTGATTATATTTCTAAACCACCAGATTTAAATCGTTTGTTAAACACCGTTCGTAATGCATTAGACAGAAAAGAATTGGTAGTAGAAAACAAACGCTTAAAGAAAAAAGTGAGCAAGAATTACGAAATGGTTGGAGAAAGCGATGCCATTTCTCATATTAAAGAGATTATAGAAAAAGTTGCACCAACAGATGCACGAGTTTTAATTACTGGGCCAAACGGAACAGGAAAAGAATTGGTTGCACATTGGTTGCACGAAAAATCGGATCGTTCTAAAGCAACAATGGTAGAAGTTAATTGTGCTGCAATTCCTTCTGAATTGATAGAAAGTGAATTGTTTGGTCACGTAAAAGGAAGTTTTACAGGAGCAAATAAAGACCGAGCAGGAAAGTTTGAAACCGCAAATAGCGGAACTATTTTCTTAGATGAAATTGGCGATATGAGTTTGTCTGCACAAGCAAAAGTATTGCGAGCTTTGCAAGAAAATAAAATCTCCAGAGTAGGCTCTGATAAAGATATTAAAGTAAATGTACGTGTTGTTGCAGCAACCAATAAAGATTTAAAAAAGGAGATTTCTGAAGGTCGATTTAGAGAAGATTTATATCACAGATTGGCAGTAATTTTAATTCAGGTTCCAGCATTAAACGATCGTAGAGAAGACATTCCGTTATTGGTAGATTTCTTTTCTCAGAAAATTGCAGAAGAACAAGGCGGTGCAAAAAAGGCATTTTCTAAAGAAGCAATTCAATTACTGCAAGAATATGATTGGACAGGGAATATTCGTGAATTAAGAAACGTAGTAGAACGTTTAATCATCCTTGGAGAAAAAGAAGTCACAAAAAGTGATGTAAATTTATTTGCTAGTAAATAA
- a CDS encoding thioredoxin family protein, with the protein MVQELDQDNLEQIVADNKTVVVQYAATWCGNCRIMKPKFKKLASENENMVFVIADAEKFPESRKLADVSNLPTFATFVDGKFINQTQTNKFDVLKELVNEVV; encoded by the coding sequence ATGGTACAAGAATTAGATCAAGATAATTTAGAACAAATAGTTGCAGACAATAAAACAGTTGTTGTTCAGTATGCGGCTACTTGGTGTGGAAACTGTAGAATTATGAAACCAAAATTTAAGAAGTTGGCTTCAGAAAATGAAAATATGGTTTTTGTAATTGCTGATGCAGAAAAGTTTCCTGAAAGCAGAAAGTTAGCAGATGTAAGTAATTTACCAACATTTGCCACTTTTGTTGATGGTAAATTTATCAATCAAACGCAAACAAACAAGTTTGATGTTTTAAAAGAATTAGTAAACGAAGTTGTGTAA
- a CDS encoding 3-hydroxyacyl-CoA dehydrogenase/enoyl-CoA hydratase family protein, translating into MTRRIKKVAVIGSGIMGSGIACHFANIGVEVLLLDIVPRELNDKEKAKGLTLEDKVVRNRLVNDALTTSLKSKPSPIYSQAFADRITTGNIDDDLHLIKDVDWVMEVVVERLDIKQQVFEKIEEFRTPGTIISSNTSGIPIHFMNKGRSDDFQQHFAVTHFFNPPRYLKLFEVVPGPNCKPEVTDFLLDYGSKFLGKTSVLAKDTPAFIGNRIGIFGIQSLFHQVKELGLTVEEVDKLTGPVIGRPKSATFRTVDVVGLDTLVHVANGIYENCPDDEAHNLFKLPGFINTMMENKWLGSKTGQGFYKKSVDANGNKEILTLDLDTLEYRASKRAKFATLELTKTIDKPIDRFKVLVSGKDKAGEFYRKNFSAMFEYVSNRIPEISDEVYRIDDAMKAGFGWENGPFEIWDAIGVEKGIEIMKAEGKTPAAWVTEMFANGSTSFYTVKEGATFYYGIPEKAQTKKPGQDSFIILDNIRKSNEVFKNSGVVIEDLGNGILNCEFQSKMNTIGGDVLAGINKAIDLAEKDFQGLVVGNQAPNFSVGANIGMIFMMAVEQEYDELNMAIKYFQDTMMRMRYSSIPTISAPHGMALGGGCEISMHADKVVAAAETYIGLVEFGVGVIPGGGGSKEMALRAQDLFHKGDVQLNVLQEYFLTIGMAKVATSAYEAFDLGILQKGKDVVVVNKERQIAEAKKHAILLAEAGYTQPMKRKDVLVLGKQALGMFLVGTDSMEASKYISEHDQKIANKLAYVMAGGDLSEPTRVTEQYLLDLEREAFLSLCTEKKTLERIQHMLKTGKPLRN; encoded by the coding sequence ATGACTAGAAGAATTAAAAAAGTAGCAGTTATTGGCTCTGGAATAATGGGAAGCGGAATTGCTTGTCATTTTGCCAATATTGGTGTTGAAGTGCTTTTATTAGACATTGTTCCTAGAGAACTCAATGATAAAGAAAAAGCAAAAGGACTTACTTTAGAAGACAAAGTTGTTCGAAATCGCTTGGTAAATGATGCATTAACAACTTCGTTAAAATCGAAACCTTCTCCGATTTATTCTCAAGCATTTGCTGATAGAATTACCACAGGAAATATAGATGACGATTTACATTTGATAAAAGATGTAGATTGGGTAATGGAAGTTGTTGTTGAACGTTTAGATATCAAACAACAAGTTTTTGAAAAAATTGAAGAATTTAGAACCCCTGGAACCATTATCTCTTCAAATACATCTGGAATTCCAATTCATTTTATGAACAAAGGAAGAAGTGATGATTTTCAGCAACATTTTGCGGTAACACACTTTTTTAATCCACCTAGATATTTAAAATTGTTTGAAGTTGTTCCTGGTCCAAATTGTAAACCAGAAGTAACTGATTTCTTACTAGATTACGGTTCTAAGTTCTTAGGAAAAACTTCGGTTTTAGCAAAAGATACGCCCGCTTTTATTGGAAATAGAATTGGAATTTTCGGAATTCAGTCTTTATTTCATCAAGTAAAAGAATTGGGGTTAACTGTTGAAGAAGTTGACAAATTAACGGGTCCTGTAATTGGTAGACCAAAATCTGCAACCTTCAGAACCGTTGATGTTGTTGGATTAGACACCTTGGTTCATGTGGCAAACGGAATTTATGAAAACTGTCCTGATGATGAAGCGCATAATTTGTTTAAACTGCCTGGTTTCATCAACACTATGATGGAAAATAAATGGTTAGGAAGTAAAACAGGTCAAGGTTTTTACAAAAAATCTGTGGATGCAAATGGGAATAAAGAAATCTTAACGTTAGATTTAGATACCTTAGAATACAGAGCAAGTAAAAGAGCAAAGTTTGCAACTTTAGAGTTGACAAAAACAATCGATAAACCGATTGATAGATTTAAAGTATTGGTTAGTGGTAAAGACAAAGCTGGGGAATTTTATAGAAAAAATTTCTCGGCAATGTTTGAATATGTTTCTAACCGTATTCCAGAAATTTCTGACGAAGTTTACAGAATTGATGATGCAATGAAAGCCGGATTTGGATGGGAAAATGGACCATTCGAAATTTGGGATGCAATTGGTGTAGAAAAAGGAATTGAAATTATGAAAGCAGAAGGTAAAACTCCTGCTGCTTGGGTTACAGAAATGTTCGCAAATGGTTCAACTTCATTTTATACTGTAAAAGAAGGTGCTACTTTTTATTATGGTATCCCTGAAAAAGCACAAACTAAAAAACCTGGGCAAGATTCATTTATCATTTTAGATAATATCAGAAAATCGAACGAAGTGTTTAAAAATTCTGGCGTTGTGATTGAAGATTTAGGAAATGGAATTTTAAACTGTGAATTCCAATCTAAAATGAACACCATTGGTGGTGATGTGTTAGCAGGAATCAACAAAGCGATTGATTTAGCAGAAAAAGATTTTCAAGGATTAGTTGTCGGAAATCAAGCACCAAATTTCTCTGTCGGAGCAAATATTGGAATGATTTTTATGATGGCTGTTGAGCAAGAATATGATGAGCTAAACATGGCTATCAAATATTTTCAAGATACCATGATGCGCATGCGTTATTCTTCAATTCCAACCATCTCTGCTCCTCACGGAATGGCTTTAGGTGGTGGGTGTGAAATTTCAATGCACGCAGATAAAGTAGTTGCAGCTGCAGAAACCTATATTGGATTGGTAGAATTTGGAGTTGGTGTAATTCCTGGTGGTGGTGGATCAAAAGAAATGGCTTTAAGAGCCCAAGATTTATTCCACAAAGGTGATGTACAATTAAATGTATTGCAAGAATATTTCTTAACAATCGGAATGGCAAAAGTTGCAACTTCTGCTTATGAAGCTTTCGATTTAGGAATTTTACAAAAAGGAAAAGACGTTGTTGTTGTAAATAAAGAGCGTCAAATTGCCGAAGCTAAAAAACACGCAATTTTATTAGCAGAAGCCGGATATACTCAACCAATGAAACGAAAAGATGTATTGGTTCTTGGTAAACAAGCATTGGGAATGTTCTTAGTAGGAACAGATTCTATGGAAGCAAGTAAATACATTTCAGAACACGATCAGAAAATTGCCAATAAATTAGCCTATGTAATGGCTGGTGGAGATTTATCTGAACCAACAAGAGTAACAGAACAATATTTATTAGATCTAGAACGTGAAGCTTTCTTAAGTCTTTGTACAGAAAAGAAAACATTAGAACGTATACAACACATGTTAAAAACAGGAAAACCATTACGTAATTAG
- a CDS encoding ABC transporter ATP-binding protein — protein MSNLLEINNVTKKYGEFTALNNISLSIPKGSVFGLLGPNGAGKTSLIRIINQITLPDSGTILLDGQPLQPSHIEQIGYLPEERGLYKSMKVGEQALYLAQLKGLSKTEAKKRLKYWFDKFDIAAWWDKKIEELSKGMAQKVQFIVTVLHQPKLLIFDEPFSGFDPINAQLIAKEILQLRDEGATIIFSTHRMESVEEMCDEIALIDKSNKIVDGKLDDIKRQYRSNTFQIGLKTANPSEIETILKQQFEVTPTDFRMLSEGFTANVKIPKNESPNQLVSLLTKYGEVQHFLELVPSANDIFIQAVNKNS, from the coding sequence ATGAGTAACTTATTAGAAATAAATAATGTAACGAAGAAATACGGAGAGTTTACGGCTTTAAATAACATTTCTTTAAGCATTCCAAAAGGAAGTGTTTTTGGGTTGTTAGGTCCAAATGGAGCTGGAAAAACATCATTAATTAGAATTATCAATCAAATTACATTGCCAGATAGCGGAACTATTTTGTTAGATGGGCAACCTTTGCAGCCAAGTCATATTGAACAAATTGGTTATTTACCAGAAGAACGCGGTTTGTACAAAAGCATGAAAGTTGGTGAGCAAGCGTTGTATTTAGCACAATTAAAAGGTTTGTCTAAAACGGAAGCTAAAAAACGATTGAAATATTGGTTTGATAAATTTGATATTGCTGCTTGGTGGGATAAAAAAATTGAAGAACTATCAAAAGGAATGGCGCAAAAAGTACAATTTATTGTAACAGTTTTGCATCAACCAAAATTATTAATTTTTGATGAACCTTTTTCTGGATTTGACCCGATTAACGCACAATTAATTGCCAAAGAAATTTTACAATTGCGTGATGAAGGAGCAACCATTATTTTTTCTACACACAGAATGGAATCGGTTGAAGAAATGTGTGATGAAATTGCTTTGATTGATAAATCGAACAAAATTGTTGACGGAAAACTAGACGATATCAAACGTCAATACAGAAGCAATACTTTTCAGATTGGATTAAAAACGGCTAATCCTTCAGAAATTGAAACAATTTTAAAACAACAATTTGAAGTTACTCCAACAGATTTTAGAATGTTAAGTGAAGGGTTTACAGCAAATGTTAAAATTCCTAAAAACGAATCTCCAAATCAATTAGTATCTTTATTAACAAAGTATGGAGAAGTGCAACATTTTCTAGAATTGGTGCCAAGTGCAAACGATATTTTTATTCAAGCAGTAAACAAAAATAGCTAA
- a CDS encoding MarR family winged helix-turn-helix transcriptional regulator has product MDKTFSIDHQLRATWQAVAKLYNEQAAKHDSTMATAFVLLTIDYENGTPSTALGPLMGMEPTSLSRILKTMEDKGAVSRERNPDDGRSVLIKLTEYGKEMRKISKDSVIQFNEVVREQLTEKEIDTFFKVTSTINKLIADKQIYKEINKKAV; this is encoded by the coding sequence ATGGATAAAACGTTTTCAATAGATCATCAATTAAGAGCAACTTGGCAAGCAGTTGCAAAACTGTATAACGAGCAAGCTGCAAAGCACGATAGCACAATGGCAACCGCTTTTGTGTTGTTAACTATTGATTACGAAAACGGAACGCCATCAACCGCTTTAGGCCCTTTAATGGGAATGGAACCAACAAGTTTGTCAAGAATTTTAAAGACAATGGAAGACAAAGGTGCTGTTTCTAGAGAAAGAAATCCTGATGACGGAAGAAGTGTACTTATTAAATTAACAGAATATGGAAAAGAGATGCGAAAAATATCTAAAGATTCTGTCATCCAATTTAATGAAGTTGTTAGAGAACAACTTACAGAAAAAGAAATTGACACCTTTTTTAAAGTAACTTCTACTATTAATAAATTAATTGCAGACAAACAGATTTATAAAGAAATCAATAAAAAAGCTGTATAA
- a CDS encoding ABC transporter permease: MKKLKLIIRREFLAKVRNKSFIMMTFLSPLLMVGIGFLVFYLSKKNDEKVKEIVYVDEYKLFAKEDFKDSKTVHYLDYTALGIDEAKAKVEAGNYYGVLYLPKKDSLETLANAIEFYSKDSPSMSMIGDLENKVEAKLRHLKLDQLGIDSEKIKASRIATDIKMYNFSGEESSKLINGLKIAVGVIAGYLLMMFVMIYGTSVMRSVIEEKTSRIIEIIVSSVKPFQLMLGKIIGNASAGLLQFFIWGIILLIISFVSSSVFGVGMTEVQASKLSPEQLAAMKDVAGNGEMQLAIQEFFRLPLVTIFILFIFYFLGGFFLYSSLFAAVGAAVDNETDTQQFMLPIMLPLMLGVYIGFATVINDPHGPISTIFSMIPFTSPIVMLMRVPFGVPWYEIAISMTLLVLTFAFMVWMAAKIYRVGILMYGKKATYKDLYKWIKYKG, translated from the coding sequence ATGAAGAAGTTAAAATTAATTATTAGAAGAGAATTCTTAGCAAAAGTGAGAAACAAATCATTTATAATGATGACTTTTTTAAGTCCGTTATTAATGGTCGGAATCGGATTTTTAGTATTTTATTTAAGTAAAAAGAACGACGAAAAAGTAAAGGAGATTGTTTATGTAGATGAATATAAATTATTTGCTAAAGAAGATTTTAAAGATTCTAAAACAGTACACTATTTAGATTATACAGCGTTAGGAATTGACGAAGCGAAAGCGAAAGTTGAAGCAGGAAATTACTACGGCGTTTTATACCTTCCTAAAAAAGACAGTTTAGAAACCTTGGCAAATGCTATCGAGTTTTATTCAAAAGATTCGCCAAGCATGTCGATGATTGGAGATTTAGAAAACAAAGTAGAAGCCAAGTTAAGACATCTTAAATTAGATCAATTAGGAATCGATTCAGAAAAAATAAAAGCATCACGAATAGCAACAGATATTAAAATGTATAATTTTTCTGGAGAAGAATCATCCAAATTAATTAATGGGTTAAAAATTGCCGTTGGTGTAATTGCAGGCTATCTATTAATGATGTTTGTAATGATTTATGGAACGTCTGTAATGCGAAGTGTGATCGAAGAAAAAACAAGTAGAATTATAGAAATAATTGTGTCGTCTGTAAAGCCTTTTCAGTTAATGTTGGGTAAAATTATCGGAAATGCTTCAGCAGGATTGCTACAATTCTTTATTTGGGGAATTATTTTGTTGATAATAAGTTTTGTTTCATCATCTGTTTTTGGAGTTGGTATGACAGAAGTGCAAGCTTCAAAATTATCACCAGAACAACTAGCAGCAATGAAAGACGTTGCAGGAAACGGAGAAATGCAATTAGCAATTCAAGAGTTTTTTAGATTGCCATTAGTAACCATTTTTATATTGTTTATTTTTTACTTTTTGGGCGGGTTCTTTTTATACAGTTCTTTATTTGCAGCTGTTGGTGCAGCGGTTGATAACGAAACGGATACACAGCAATTTATGTTGCCAATAATGTTGCCGTTAATGTTAGGCGTTTATATTGGTTTTGCAACCGTAATTAATGATCCTCATGGACCTATTTCTACCATCTTTTCTATGATTCCATTTACATCGCCAATTGTAATGTTAATGCGAGTTCCGTTTGGGGTTCCTTGGTACGAAATTGCAATTTCAATGACACTATTAGTGCTTACTTTTGCATTTATGGTTTGGATGGCAGCTAAGATTTATAGAGTTGGAATTTTAATGTATGGTAAAAAAGCAACCTATAAAGATTTGTATAAATGGATAAAATATAAAGGATAA
- the katG gene encoding catalase/peroxidase HPI translates to MENNHSGDINKCPFMHGGNTTAKESVIDWWPNALNLDILHQHDTKTNPLGEDFNYKEELKKLNVEALKKDLHNLMTDSQDWWPADWGHYGGLMIRMAWHAAGSYRISDGRGGAGTGNQRFAPLNSWPDNVSLDKARRLLWPIKKKYGNKVSWADLIILAGTIAYESMGLKTFGFAFGREDIWGPEKDTYWGAEKEWLMPSDERYENVDDPSTMENPLAAVQMGLIYVNPEGVNGKSDPLKTASQVRETFKRMAMNDEETVALTAGGHTVGKTHGNGDASILGPVPEAASPEEQGLGWSNPTGTGVGRDTVSSGLEGAWTTHPTKWDNGFFEMLFNHEWELRKSPAGATQWEPVTIKKEDMPVDVEDMTTRHNPMMTDADMAMKVDPIYREISLKFKNDFDGFSDAFARAWFKLTHRDLGPKERYFGPDSPKEDLIWQDPIPKGKKNYDVNAVKTKIANSGLSISEMVSTAWDSARTYRGSDFRGGANGGRIRLAPQKDWQGNEPEKLSKVLTVLESIAAEFGISVADTIVLAGNVGIEKAIKNAGMNISVPFLPGRGDATDEITDAESFDYLEPLADGYRNWLKKDFVVSPEEIMLDRTQLMGLTAPEMTVLIGGMRVLGTNYGDTKHGVLTENEGALTNDFFVNLTDMSYNWKPTSNGIYEICNRKTGEPKWTATRVDLIFGSNSILRGYAEVYAQDDNKEKFVKDFIAVWTKVMNLDRYDL, encoded by the coding sequence ATGGAAAATAATCATAGTGGAGACATAAACAAGTGTCCTTTTATGCATGGAGGAAATACTACTGCAAAGGAATCTGTTATAGATTGGTGGCCTAATGCATTAAATTTAGACATCTTACATCAACACGACACAAAAACAAACCCATTAGGGGAAGATTTTAACTATAAAGAAGAATTAAAAAAACTAAATGTTGAAGCGCTTAAAAAAGACCTGCATAATTTAATGACAGATAGTCAAGATTGGTGGCCAGCAGATTGGGGACATTATGGAGGGCTAATGATTCGTATGGCATGGCATGCAGCAGGCTCTTATAGAATTTCTGATGGTCGTGGAGGTGCCGGAACTGGAAATCAACGTTTTGCACCACTTAATTCATGGCCAGATAACGTTAGTTTAGATAAAGCAAGACGCTTGCTATGGCCAATCAAGAAAAAATATGGAAACAAAGTAAGTTGGGCAGATTTAATAATCTTAGCAGGAACTATTGCTTATGAAAGTATGGGTTTAAAAACCTTTGGTTTTGCTTTTGGTAGAGAAGATATTTGGGGACCCGAAAAAGACACCTATTGGGGAGCAGAAAAAGAATGGTTAATGCCAAGTGATGAGCGTTATGAAAATGTTGATGACCCTTCAACAATGGAAAATCCTTTAGCAGCAGTACAAATGGGTTTAATTTACGTGAATCCAGAAGGTGTTAATGGAAAGTCTGACCCATTAAAAACAGCTTCTCAAGTGCGTGAAACTTTTAAACGCATGGCAATGAATGATGAAGAAACAGTTGCTTTAACTGCAGGAGGACATACAGTAGGAAAAACTCATGGTAATGGAGATGCTAGTATTTTAGGTCCAGTACCAGAAGCTGCTTCTCCAGAAGAACAAGGTTTAGGCTGGTCTAACCCAACGGGAACTGGTGTAGGGCGTGATACTGTGTCAAGCGGACTTGAAGGAGCGTGGACAACACACCCAACAAAATGGGACAATGGCTTTTTTGAAATGCTATTTAACCACGAATGGGAATTACGTAAGAGCCCTGCAGGAGCTACACAATGGGAACCTGTAACTATAAAAAAAGAAGATATGCCTGTTGATGTTGAAGACATGACTACTCGTCATAACCCAATGATGACAGATGCAGATATGGCAATGAAAGTTGATCCAATTTACAGAGAGATTTCTTTAAAATTTAAGAATGATTTTGATGGTTTTTCAGATGCTTTTGCACGTGCTTGGTTTAAGTTAACACATCGTGATTTAGGACCAAAAGAACGTTATTTTGGACCTGACTCCCCAAAAGAAGATTTAATTTGGCAAGATCCAATTCCGAAAGGAAAAAAGAATTATGATGTAAATGCTGTTAAAACTAAAATAGCTAATTCAGGTCTTTCTATATCAGAAATGGTTTCAACTGCTTGGGATAGCGCAAGAACATATAGAGGTTCCGATTTCAGAGGAGGAGCTAATGGTGGGCGTATTCGTTTAGCTCCACAAAAAGATTGGCAAGGAAATGAACCAGAAAAGTTGTCAAAAGTGTTGACTGTTTTAGAATCAATTGCTGCTGAATTTGGAATTAGTGTTGCTGACACCATCGTTTTAGCGGGGAATGTTGGTATTGAAAAAGCTATTAAAAATGCAGGCATGAATATAAGTGTGCCTTTTTTACCAGGGCGTGGAGATGCAACTGATGAAATTACAGATGCAGAATCATTCGATTATTTAGAGCCGTTGGCTGATGGTTATAGAAATTGGTTGAAAAAAGATTTTGTAGTAAGTCCAGAAGAAATCATGTTAGATCGCACTCAATTAATGGGATTAACAGCACCTGAAATGACTGTTTTAATTGGTGGAATGAGAGTACTGGGAACTAATTATGGAGACACTAAACATGGTGTCTTAACTGAAAATGAAGGGGCTTTAACCAATGATTTCTTTGTGAATTTAACTGACATGTCATATAATTGGAAACCAACAAGTAACGGTATTTACGAAATTTGTAATCGTAAAACAGGAGAGCCTAAATGGACTGCTACAAGAGTAGATTTAATTTTTGGTTCAAACTCAATTCTTAGAGGGTATGCTGAAGTTTATGCACAAGATGATAACAAAGAAAAATTTGTTAAAGACTTTATTGCTGTTTGGACCAAAGTGATGAATCTTGATCGCTATGATTTATAA
- a CDS encoding mechanosensitive ion channel family protein, with amino-acid sequence MEKIKEFLNYSFSFGEKIQINVLAIIILILALIFTGFLLKVLRKFITRKLPDNDKVKFISVFNYLKWLIYIIIFLITMHTSGVNVTAIFAASAALLIGVGLALQTLFQDIISGIFILIDQSVHAGDIIELEGKVGRVTEINLRTTRAVTVDNKVMVIPNHMYLTNTLYNWTANGEETREGVEIGVAYGSDVALVKKILLQVASEHKSVLSYPEPTVLFTNFADSSLNFRVAFTINNSFEVRHVQSEIRFEIDRLFRENKVAIPFPQRDIHIINK; translated from the coding sequence ATGGAAAAAATAAAAGAGTTTTTAAATTATTCGTTTTCTTTTGGTGAAAAAATACAGATAAACGTTTTGGCGATTATTATATTAATTCTGGCTTTAATATTTACAGGATTTCTGTTAAAAGTATTGCGAAAATTTATCACGAGAAAACTGCCAGATAACGATAAAGTAAAATTTATATCCGTCTTTAATTACTTAAAATGGTTGATCTATATTATTATTTTTTTAATAACAATGCATACCTCTGGAGTTAATGTAACTGCAATATTTGCAGCATCAGCAGCCTTGTTAATTGGAGTTGGTTTGGCTTTGCAAACCTTGTTTCAAGACATCATTTCGGGTATTTTTATTTTAATAGATCAATCAGTACACGCTGGCGATATTATTGAGTTAGAAGGAAAAGTTGGTCGTGTTACAGAAATTAATTTGCGAACGACAAGAGCTGTAACTGTTGATAATAAAGTGATGGTGATTCCAAATCATATGTATTTAACAAATACCTTATATAATTGGACGGCAAATGGAGAAGAAACGAGAGAAGGAGTAGAAATTGGTGTTGCTTACGGAAGTGATGTTGCACTCGTAAAAAAGATATTATTGCAAGTGGCATCAGAACACAAATCAGTATTAAGTTATCCAGAGCCAACAGTGCTTTTTACCAATTTTGCAGACAGCTCTCTCAATTTTCGTGTTGCGTTTACCATCAATAATAGCTTCGAAGTGCGTCATGTACAAAGTGAAATTCGTTTTGAAATTGATAGATTGTTTAGAGAAAACAAGGTTGCAATTCCTTTTCCACAAAGAGATATTCACATTATAAATAAATAA
- a CDS encoding DUF6952 family protein codes for MKLPVIKHLTNFIEENDQDYVIETIETLETLTEVPSLKDEELDVIGELISNMYGAIEVDKMIKEGIPKKEALNVFMKRVLGSIDT; via the coding sequence ATGAAATTACCTGTAATAAAACATTTAACTAATTTTATCGAAGAGAACGATCAAGATTATGTTATCGAAACGATAGAAACCCTAGAAACATTAACAGAAGTTCCGTCTTTAAAAGATGAAGAACTAGATGTAATTGGAGAGTTGATTTCTAATATGTACGGAGCTATAGAAGTAGATAAAATGATAAAAGAAGGCATACCAAAAAAAGAGGCATTAAATGTTTTTATGAAACGTGTTTTAGGCTCTATTGATACTTAA
- a CDS encoding peroxiredoxin, with amino-acid sequence MATVVGKKFPDLSVDAMNEMGDTFKVNVLEEAVNNKKKVVLFWYPKDFTFVCPTELHAFQAAIGEFEKRNTIVIGASCDTPEVHFAWLSTAKDNGGIEGVTYPILADSNRNLSSILGILDITNEIFDEATQTIQVEGDNVTYRATYLIDEEGTVFHEGINHMPVGRNVNEYLRLIDAYAHVQSHGEVCPANWEEGKDAMQANAKGTAVYLASH; translated from the coding sequence ATGGCAACAGTAGTTGGTAAAAAATTTCCAGATTTAAGTGTAGATGCAATGAACGAAATGGGAGATACATTTAAAGTTAATGTATTAGAAGAAGCAGTTAACAACAAAAAGAAAGTTGTATTGTTTTGGTATCCAAAAGATTTCACATTTGTTTGTCCAACAGAATTACACGCTTTTCAAGCAGCAATTGGTGAGTTCGAAAAGAGAAATACCATTGTAATTGGAGCTTCTTGTGATACTCCAGAAGTACATTTTGCTTGGCTAAGTACAGCAAAAGATAATGGTGGAATTGAAGGAGTTACGTATCCGATTTTAGCAGACAGCAATCGTAATTTATCGTCGATTTTAGGGATCTTAGACATCACTAACGAAATTTTTGATGAAGCGACACAAACAATTCAAGTTGAAGGAGATAACGTAACGTACAGAGCTACTTATTTAATTGACGAAGAAGGAACTGTTTTTCATGAAGGAATTAATCACATGCCAGTTGGTAGAAATGTAAATGAATATTTGCGATTAATTGATGCGTATGCACACGTTCAATCTCACGGAGAAGTTTGTCCAGCAAACTGGGAAGAAGGAAAAGATGCAATGCAAGCAAATGCAAAAGGAACAGCAGTATATTTAGCTTCTCACTAA